The following is a genomic window from Bacteroidia bacterium.
TTAGTATTCACTTTGGAAACAGCGATAATTTTGATTTCTATGGTGCTGTGGCCGCAGGTTACAATAGCACGAAATTCAAGTTTAAAACCAATGATCCAAATGAGGAATTTGATGAGGAGGTTAAATCGCCATTGCCAGTTGCGTTTCGTATTGCAATTGGTGGTAGATACTACTTCGCAGATTTGGTGGGAATAAACATGGAAATTGGACTCGGAGGCGGAGCGCTTGTGTGTGGTGGTCTTTCATTGAGAATTCAATAATTTTGATAATCCTTTTTTTATGTCCTGGGTAGAATAATTAGTTAAGTCCTTCACTCAATAAATAAACTTTGCGTTAGGCGGACACAAATCCGGTTTCGAAATCCCGTAGTTGCCATATACGTGAAACGTTGTGGTCAAATGGTTCATAAACAAATTGCTAAAACCAACTAAATCATCAAAACTTGCAATTCGTGCAAGTTTTGATGATTTAGAATATTTAATTACGACAGATTCAAAACCGAGGCGGAATAAAACACATTAATGTATTTAATTGGCTACTTGAAACAAACGAAAAGTAATTCCATGGTTGAAATTTAATCATTAACTTCACCTATAGTGAACCCGTGGTACCGTTAAATTCCTAAATCAATAAAATAAAACCTGGCCAATACAGGTGTAAATGGTGGCCTTGCTTCAGAACTCAGCACCCTTGCGGGTTTCCAGCCAAGCCTTAACTTTACAGCCCAAAATCATAAAAACAGACTGTATGAAAATTTTAAAGTGGACTGGTATCGTAATCCTTGCGTTGGTGGTGCTGGCCTTTGCCGGGTATAAGTATATGCAATGGAATACCAAGCAAAGCAGCCCGGAGGAGACCGTGGAATATAAGCAGGGCGACCTTGAACTGGAGGTTTTTTATAACCGCCCCTATAAAAAAGACCGGGAAATTTTCGGATCGCTTGTGCCTTACGACCAGGTTTGGAGAACCGGGGCAAATGAGGCGACTACTTTCAAAACCAATAAGGACCTGACGATAGACGGGAAAACTTTACCTGCCGGAAAATATACGCTATGGACCATTCCGGGGGAAAAATCATGGACAGTCATTTTCAACACGATGCAATACTCATGGGGAGTGAATTTTGACGGGGTGGCAAGCAGGGAGGCAGAGTATGACGCGCTTGAAGTGAAAGTACCGGTACAACGAAGCAACGAGGTGGTTGAACAGTTCACTATCTCTTTTAAGGATAATAATAACTTGTCCCTGGAATTGGCCTGGGATCAGAGCAGGGTTGAGGTACCATTTGAGTGATGCAATGCTATCTGCGGAAATACCTTCGTGATCAGGCGTTTGGCCCGCTCCGAAAAATTTCAACCGGCACAACCTGCGTTACTTCCTGATATAGCTACATTTGTTACTAAAATACCCCAAAAGGTTGAGCAGGTTATTTATCCTCATTTCCGTTTTTTTCATATCCATTGCCTTTACCGGTCAGCCACCGCTGAAGGGTGGCCTGTGGTTCACTGATTATGGATCAGCACTTTCAAAAGCCCGCCTAGAGCACAAACCTGTGATGATGGTTTTTTCAGGATCTGACTGGTGCAAGCCCTGCATGAGGCTTCAGAAGGAGGTATTTGAGGATGCAGCTTTCAATGAGTTCGCGGCCGCAAACCTGGTTTTGCTTGAAATTGATTTTCCCCGCAACCGCAAAAACCTGCTGCCCAGGGAGCAGTCGGAAGCCAATGGTTTGCTGGCTAAAAACTTCAATCCTGAAGGAATTTTTCCTCTGGTGGTGCTGATAGGGGAGGACGGGCAGGTTTTGGCCCGGACCGGTTTTCGGGAGGGCGGAGCGCTGGGTTACATTGCTCACCTGAGATTATTGCTGAAATCGTAATGGGCCGGATTTCGTTTTTACCCTGGCCGGAAGCTTATTGCGCCATCTTGCTCTTGATTTGCTGGCCATCTTCCGGGCTTAATGCACAACCAGCGGAGCCTTTTTCCATAGAAGTTTCAGGCGGAATGGCAGCGGGATGGTGGTTGTATAATCATGGATCTTCTGATCAATCGCTACGCAATAATTTAGGATGGGATGAAACAAGGCTAGCGCTTTTTGTCCCGGCCACAGCCTCATTTCTTTACCGGATAGGAAAATTCAGGACGGGAATTGGCGCTTCCCACACGTGGTTTTTCATTGACGAGATTCGCAAGACCGGAGACGCTCCGCCTAAATTTCTTCGTGATTCGCTTTCCCGAAGCGCTGTGAAATTTTTGGATATTGGAATTATCGCAGAATACGATCTGATTTCGAAGCCCGGTTTCGTTTTTGGTCCGCACCTGGCCGGAGGCATTTTTTCAATAAAAACCATTTATCCCGGGCGCAATCGTTTCGGAAATAAATTTTGTTGGGAAATAGGGCTGAATGCACAGTTTCGGATTGCCCCGCACCTGATGTTTAATCTCAGGCCTCAATACAAGACTTTCATCATCACTCCGGTGGAATCCACAGTATACCATGAACGGCATACGATTTCAAATTTCGGAGCGAATGCGGGATTGCGCTATGTCTGGTAAAATTTTAACATCCACATTTTTTCTTTGGATTGCTTTTGCCGGATTTTTCCTGGCGAAAACGCAAACGGTTACACAGGAATATTCCAGAACCGTGATCCTGATGGGATCCAGCTTTAGCTTTACGGCAGTGAGTGAAGATTCGACAATTGCTTATGCGGCTATGGATAGCGGCATTGCTGAAGTACATCGAATTGAGCAGCTCATTTCTTCATGGAATCCCGGATCGGAAACCAGTAATATAAACCGGAATGCCGGCATCCAACCTGTTGTAGTAAATCAGGAACTTTTGCAACTGATTCAGCGAAGCAAGAAAGTTTCTGCTCTGACGCAGGGCGCCTTTGATATTACATTTTCCGCTGCCGGGCCGCTGTATTTGTTTGATGGAAAAGAACATGAACTTCCGGATTCGGCACAGGTAGCCGCCTCTGTCTCGCACATAGATTACATGAAAATTGAAACAGACGCTGAAGCACTGACAGTTTTTCTTCCAAAGGCAGAAATGAAAATTGGCTTTGGCGCAATCGGGAAAGGCTATGCAGCCAACCGCGCGAGGGAAAAAATGAAGCAAGCGGGAATCAGTTCGGGAATAGTGAATGCCGGGGGTGATCTCATCTCCTGGGGAGCGGCTCCGGGCGCAACTGCATGGGAAGTGGCCATTATAAACCCGGTAAAAAATAATGAAATATTTGGATGGCTACAGGTGAATAATATGGCGGTGGTTACTTCTGGCAATTATGAGAAATACTTTACCTGCAATGGATTAAGATATTCGCATATAATCGATCCGCGAAACGGTTATCCGGCAAAGGACATTGCGAGCGTCACGGTGGTCTGTGCTGATGCTGAACTCGCAGATGCTTTGGCAACAGCCGTTTTTGTTTTAGGAAAAAAAGGAATTGAATTAATAAATCAGTTAAATGGAATTGAATGCCTGGTAATTGACGAAGCGGGCAAAACCTATACTTCCGAAAATCTTCAACTTCATTTTTATCAAAAAAAAGATAAACAGTAAAAATTTAATGATTGAACTAAATAATTAAATGGAAGTTTTTGTAAAATCTTAATTTTAGAGATTAAAAAGATTTGACACTTTGGAATTAAATATTTTGCGCAGTATGACAATTTTAAAATATGTTTTCAGCATCTTAATGTTGGTTTTTATTGCCGGATGTGAACCCGTGAAGCAGTATCAAAAGCAGTATTTGAATGATGAAGACATGCAGTTGCAAAACCGGGAGTCAGAGCTGTTTGGAATTGAGGTGGATGGCTACCGGGAAGGCGCTTCAGGTGCTAATGGTGGCAAAACCGGTGGTGGATGCGGCTGCAACTGATCCTTATCCTCGCGGTGTTGACTGGAAGCTGCGTCAGCATCAAAGCTCAGCAGCCTTTGCCGGACTCCATTCCGGTCTCAACTCTGGATTCGCTCCGGCCATCATTGCCGGTGGATGCGCATTTTCTCTTATCCTATTATGAGCAGGACGGAAATCACTCTGCGGTAACGGGAGGCACCGGCACAGAGGAACTTCAGGATATCGCCTCGCGCATCATCGTAAACGTACCGGTTGATTCGGTTACCCGCATTTCAGTTGACCTGGGCATGAACCATTACACTTCAGCTTCCACTGACAGGATTGACAGCCGGATTTCTTCAGCTTCCCGCAAGGACAACCACGTGGAAATGTATTTTGGATATGAAAAGGACATTCCAAAACGTAAAATGACCTATGGTTTAAATGCCGGAGGATCAATTGAATCAGATTACCTGTCTACCTCAGCAGGCGGAAAGTGGAGCAAGATGTCTGAAAATGAAAATCGTGAAATTATGGTTGGTGCGCAGGTTTTTTTGGATACCTGGGTGCTGATCTTTCCTGAGGAGTTGCGGACTGTAGCCTCTCAGCAAGTGCATACTGACAAGCGAAGGTCATACAGTGTCAGCGTCAGATTTTCGCAAGTGCTGAACCGCAGAATGGAAGCACAGGCAACAGCAGAACTTGTATACCAGCACGGCCTGCTTTCCACGCCATTTCACCGTGTTTATTTCGAAAATGAGGACATGGCGCGTATAGAAAAACTGCCGGAAAGCCGCTGGAAATATCCTGTTGGATTGCATCTGAATTACTTCGTAACGGACTGGCTGGTGCTGCGAAGTTATTACCGGTTCTATGCGGATGATTTTGGCATCATTGCGCATACGGCAAGGCTGGAAACTCCGCTAAAGTTTTCACCATTTTTCGCCCTGCTTCCATTTTACCGTTTCCATAACCAACATGCCTCAGACTATTTTGCGCCCTTTGCTGCTCATTTACAGGGTGAGGAATTTTATACATCGGATTTTGACCTGTCATCCTTTAGCAGCCGCAAGATGGGAATGGCTGCCCGCTATGCTCCGCTCAGGGGCCTCGCTCGATTTAAGTTAAGAGAAAGCGTGCTCCGGCTCCGGAGCGTGGAAATTCGGTATGCCCGCTATCGCAGGAGTGATGGGCTTGAGGCGAATATGGGCACATTGCATTTAGCTTTTATTCTACCCTGAAAGGTGAAAGATTATTAAACCTTTTTTATCCATTAGGTGTCTTTTATGAAAATTAAATTTAGCAGAAATGGAAAAAATGGCACACACAATTTTACCAAAACGTTTGTTGACTTCTTTGTCTCTGATGTTAGTACTGTTCCTCGCTTCCTGTTCAAGTGAGCAGAAGCTGCAATCATCCCACGTTCCGGGTGGAGATGAATTTACCGTAGTCAGTTCACCCGACATTCAGAAATCGCAATTCATGGAACCTGTGCAGGGAAGAGATGCAGAGGCAATTAGCATGAACGAAGAGAGAACGCCTTATTTGGAAGGTCCGCACCTTAAAGAAAACAAAAACAGAACTGGCAGTAAAGAACAATCCCCAAAAACAAGGAGGAGCAAGGACAAAATAGAAACCACAGCAGGAACCGTTTTAAAAGCTCCTGTTCGATTAGCTCAAAAAGTGCAACACATTACACCATCTGAAGGGAAAGCTGCTGCACAGGATACAGGATATTTATATGTAGCCATTGTTCTGATCATTGTTGGTCTCATTGTTTCCGTCCTTTTTGATTTTATTGGATTGGGAATAATTGGTGTTGTTATTATGCTGATAGGTCTGATCTTCCTGCTTTTCTGGTTGGTCGCATTTATAGATGCTAACGCCTAATATGCAAGCTAAATCGCCCAAAAGGATAGTATTCATAAAAGCATAACTTCGTTGAGAATATTGGAATAGTTAATAATTCAACTACCAGGTTTTAAAATTACAAATGGATGGCGTGAACCAGGCTAAAACTATTTCGCGCTGGCAGCTAAGCTCAATTTGTTACAGCTAATTTTAAGCCCTGAATCAGGATAAAAAAAGCCCCGGAAGATCTTCCAGGGCTTTTGAATTTTGGAAATAATAGAATTTTGTGAAATCAGTAATCAAGTGTGAATCCGAAAACTCCTCTGGCGCCATTTGGATAATATCCTTCTATTAATACTCCGCCATCACTTGCTTTTATCAGCCGCTCTACCTCATCGGTTTTTGCTACTTCCTGTTTGTTAATTCTTGTAATGACAAAACCTTCGACAAGGCCTGCAAGGTCAATTAAGCCACCCTTTTTTAATTTGCTTACCTTCACTCCCTGACGAATGGAGAGGCGCTGTTTATCCTTGTCGCTTACATCCTCGAATGTTGCACCGAGGGCAGCATTCAACCGCTCTGTATCATTTGGCAGAAAGGCAGTTTCTCCATCGGCATTTCTCAGGACCACCTTCAATTCCTTCTGCCGTCCGTCCCGCAGCAGCGTTACCATTACCTGGTCTCCGGGACGGTACATACCTACCGTTTCCTGAAGTTCAGGTACTGTATTTATAGGAAAATCATTCACCTTCAGGATAACATCGCCTTTCCGGATACCGGCATCTTTTGCAGCGCCATTCTCAGCAAGATCGGCCACAAAAACACCTTCCACCCGTTGCAGGTCATTTTCACGTGCCAGTTCAGCCGTTACATTCCGGATGCTGACACCGATATATCCCCGCTGTACCATACCCAATTCGCTGATATCTTTCACTACTTTGCTCACAATATTCACCGGAACCGCAAAGGAATAGCCGGTATACTGGCCCGTGCTGGAAGCAATGGCGGTATTGATGCCCACCAGCTCACCCCTGGTATTAACCAAAGCGCCTCCACTGTTACCGGGATTAACGGCTGCATCGGTTTGAATAAATGATTCGATGCCCTGCCCTCCAAGCAGGTTTATGTTTCGTGCCTTAGCGCTTACAATTCCTGCCGTCACAGTGCTTGTAAGATTAAATGGGTTGCCTACGGCCAATACCCATTCACCGACCCGTACCTTGTCAGAGTTGCCAAAATCAATCGCAGGCAGGTTGGTGGTTTTGATTTTAAGCAGCGCAAGATCAGTAGATGGATCACGCCCTATCACTTCAGCATCAAATCTGCGCCTGTCAGAAAGCACGACTTCTATCTGATCAGCATTATCAATAACGTGATTGTTGGTTACGATAAATCCATCCTCAGAAATGATGACCCCTGACCCGGAACCTATGCTTGGCATATTGTGGTGGGGCGTACCAAAAAACTCGAATGGATTGCTGTGGCGGTAATTGGTTGCGGTTGACCGGGTCATAATATGCACTACCGTTGACGTCACTTTTTCAGAAACATCGGCAAAGTCAAAAGTTGGTACAGTAATGTTTCTCACCTCATATCTGGCCGGGGTTGCAGGAATGGCATTTTCAGAATTCACCATCATAGGATCATCTGCCAGGAAGCGATAAATCCCGACAGAGATAAAGCCGCCTAGCAGGGCGGCCACTGTCAGTAAAAAGATCTGCTTTAATATTTTCATAACTTCATTTGTTTTAGTGATTTTTATGCCTTATAAAAGTCAAACTCTGTGCCTGCCCTCTGACCCGTCAAAATGACCTGTCAGCATTAACGGTCGCGTACCGGTGGATATTTCTGGTGGTTTCCGGAGTGGGAAATGCAGGAGAATTAAACGGGTACTTTTTTCATTCTATTTTTGCACTGACGTAAGTTTAACATTTTTTAATATTTTACAATTTATTTTAAAATCAATCCTTGAGAAATGTTCAGACGGTTTCGATGGAATGAGGCAGAGGTAATGAAGCAGGTAATGAGCGGCAAGGAGAAAGCGCTCGTTGCCCTTTTTGAACAAAATTATTTGTCGGCCCGCAATTATATGTTACCGGATGGTGCCTCTGATGATGCGATCCGGGAGGTGCTGGAAGATGCCGTGATTGAATACTGGCAGGCGGTACAAACCCAAAAACTGCGGCAGCCTTCTGACCGGTTTATCATGGAAGCTTTGGAGCGTTTGTGGAAAAAAAGGCGGCCGCAGCAAAATGGGTCTTCCTCCACCGGAGCAGAGGAAGACCTGAAGGCGCATGAAGCAAAATTGCAGGAACTGTCAAAATTCATGAAGATGCATAGCGATGCATGTCGCGAACTGCTCTCATTGTATTACTTTGAGCAATGGGATGAAAAATCAATCGCTGAGAAAACCGGATTTCGAGCAGAAGAGATCAAAGAACGGGTATTTCAGTGCAAGCGAAAACTTGCTCAGACTGTGAAACGCAATATATCTCTAAGGAACCTAATCTGAATATCGTAGTCAAATGGCTGCCATTAGCAAAGAACTTCTGTTAAAAATAGATCGCTACCTGATGAACCGGATGGGAGGAGACGAACTGCGGGATTTTGAGGTTCGCATTTCACTGGATCCGGAGTTGAAAAAAGAGGTGGAGTTCGAGCGACTCTTAAATGAAACAATTCGATATTACCGCAGGCAGCAGTTAAAGCGGTATTTGTATGAAAATGCCACCTCAAAACTAATGGGCAATGTGTGGGGCAGATCATGGACACGTATTTCTGCCGTAATTATTATTCTTATGGGGTTGTTGGTTTTATGGCTTAAAAATATTGAGCAGAAGGAAGAACAGGATGGGCAGATATATGAACTTCATCCGCAACAGGAAGCTCCCCCTGCTGCGATTCCGGATACTTCGGATGAATTGAATCGCAGGGATGATATTCCGCCTTCGGGAGAGGAACACAATGATGCGGTGGATGATGAGCCTGAGACAAATACCACCCCCGTAAAGGAATTGGAAAATTTAAATGTAAAGTCAGGATGGAGCAATGAAGCCTCCCACAGTTTTACCGGGGATTCCATCAAAGTGGATTTCAAGATCATGGATACGCTGGTAAATGTTTTTGTGGCAGCACCCCCTGAAAGTCCTGATAGTGCGTTGTCTGCGGGTTCTGTAACATCCGGGGAGGAAGCTTCTGCCTTAAAGCCCGCAGGCGAAATGCATGTGGAACTCTGGCAATCTCCGGTCAATTATCGCGGATACAGGTTGCAGGATGCCTACCTCCAGCTTTATGGCATATCCGGCCTTGCGGATAAGCGTTTCTTATACCGCAATGGTTTGTTGTTTATGGAAACAGATAGCGTCATATATATGCTCAAAGAAAGTTCATCATTTAATAAACTGGAGGCCAGACCACGTTTCCAAAACGAAGAATGATTTCATTTAATAAATATCACGGCACAGGAAACGATTTCATCCTTATAGATGATCGGGAACAGCTTTTTCCGGCAGGAATGGAACTGATCCGGGAAATGTGTACCCGAAGGTTTGGAATAGGAGCGGATGGCCTGATCCTGTTGCAGAATAGCACCACATCAGGTTTTAGAATGATCTATTTCAATGCGGATGGAAATGAGGGGTCGTTGTGTGGCAACGGCAGCCGCTGTGCTGTAGCTTTTGCAAAAGAAACTGGAATGGTGGAACAGCGGATGCTCACCTTCGAGGCTTCAGATGGCATCCACAGCGCCATTATAGAGAATGGGCTGGTGAGGTTGCAAATGAATGACGTAAAAAAGATCGAAGCCTGTAATCCCGATTATTTTCTTAATACAGGTTCTCCTCATTATGTCAAAATGTTGCAGGAAAGTCCGGACAGCATAGACGTGGTGCAGGAAGGCCGGCAAATTCGGTTTTCAAGCCGCTTCAGGGAAGAAGGCACCAACGTGAATTTCGTACAGCAGACCGGAACAAATGAGATCCGGGTGCGGACGTATGAGCGCGGTGTGGAAGATGAGACTTTTAGCTGCGGGACGGGAGTGGTGGCTGCAGCCATCGCAGCTTTACATGACCGGGTACAAGCATCTTCAAAAGAAGAGATACGTGTGCTGACAAAAGGCGGTGAGCTTAAAGTAAATTTCACAAAAGGAAAGGATGGCTACCACGATATTTGGTTAACCGGCCCCGCAACCAAAGTATATTCCGGGGAATACGGTGGTGGACACTGAAGACATTGAAAAACTTCAGGTTCGGTTTCCCAACTTTTATCCGTTCATGGAGATCAGGAATTCCTCATTATTCCGGGTATTTTTCATGCGGTCTTTCAGCAGATTTATGGCTTCTTCAGAGTTCATGTCGCTGAGGTGTTTCCGCAGAATCCAGATGCGCTGGAGCATCGCCCTGTCCACGAGCAATTCCTCACGCCTTGTCGAAGAAGCAGGAACATCAATGGCCGGATAGATTCGCTTATTACTCAGCTTACGATCTAATTGCAATTCCATATTGCCTGTTCCTTTGAATTCCTCGAAAATTACCTCATCCATTTTAGAACCTGTTTCAATAAGAGCCGTAGCAATTATGGTGAGCGATCCGCCATTTTCTACATTCCGTGCAGCACCAAAGAACCGTTTCGGCTTTTGCAGCGCATTGGAATCCACACCTCCGGAAAGGATCTTTCCTGAAGCCGGAGAAGTTGTATTGTAAGCCCTGGCCAGGCGGGTAATGCTATCAAGCAGAATAACTACATCATGGCCGCACTCAACCAGCCTTTTTGCTTTTTCCTGCACAAGGCCGGCAATTTTCACGTGCTTTTCGGCTGGTTCGTCAAAGGTGGAAGACAGCACTTCAGCGTTAACATTGCGCGCCATGTCAGTTACTTCTTCCGGCCTTTCATCAATCAATAAAATGATCATGTAAACTTCAGGGTGATTGGCGGCAATTGCGTTGGCTACTTCCTGAAGCAATACGGTTTTCCCGGTCTTCGGCTGCGCAACGATCAATCCGCGCTGGCCTTTACCAATCGGGCAAAACAGATCAATTATGCGGGTGGAGGCATTGGATGCACTTCCGCTAAGGTTAAACTTCTGGTTAGGGAAGAGAGGAGTGAGGTGCTCAAAGGAAACACGGTCACGCACTTCTGCAGGATCGCGTCCATTTATGCTGTCAATTTTGATCAGCGCGAAATACTTCTCTCCTTCTTTGGGCGGACGAATAGAGCCCTTAACGGTGTCTCCTGTCTTCAGGCCAAATAGTTTGATCTGGCTTGGGCTGACATAAATATCATCCGGAGAGGGCATGTAATTATAGTCGCTGGAACGCAAAAATCCGTAACCATCCTGAATGGTTTCCAGCACACCTTCACTGTGGACTACGCCATCAAAATCGAAAAAATCCTTTTTAGGTTTTTGGAAAGGTCTTCCCTTGTTCGGGTCAGTGTCCTGCTGTTGGCGGTTCTCGTCTCTTTGACGGTTATCATCCCGCTGACGGTTATCGTCTCTCTGCCCTCTGTCGTCTCTTTGACGGTTGTCATCTCTCTGCCGGTTCTCGTCTCTCTGTCGATTATCATCCCTCTGCCGGTTGTCATCCCTCTGACGCCTGTCATCCTGTGGGCGATTATCATCTCTTCTGTTTACATTGCCTCGTTGATCTTCCTTTCGGGCTTGCTGTGGCTGGTTTTCGCTCTTGGCCGGAGCTGGTTCCTTAGCTCTTTCCTGCTGCTGTGGGCGTTGCCGTGTTTCCGGACGGTTTCGGGGATCGTTGCTTCTCGGTTCGCGATCCTTGCTGTCACTGCCCCGGTCTTCTCCCGGCTTGCCGGGATGGGGACGATTACGATCACGGCTGCGCACATCATCCCGGTTGCGGCCTCTTGGCTGATCCTGGCTCTTTTTTTCCTGAGCGGGCTGAGATTCCCGTCCTCGTTGTTCTTTGGATTTTGAATCTTCCTTACCTGCCGGCTCTTGTTTCGTTTTGCTCTCTTGCTCTCCTCTGCCTTTCCCTTCTCCCGAATCTTCATCCGTTTCGCCCGGAGCACCTGAGGGTTTCACTCTGTCTTTTTGCAATTCTTCTAATTTATGCGAAGGCAGTACTGCCTGTCTGTCAAGGATTTCATATACCAGCTCCTGCTTTTTCATTTTGCGGAAGTTGGGAATGTTAATTTGTTTAGCGATCTCGTGAATATCACGGAGAAGCATAGAGTTGAGTTCCAATATGTCGTACATAAATGACTGTAATAATTTGATTTACTTGCGAAATTTTTCGCCTTAAAAAATTTGATTGAAAAGTGTTACCTCTTTGGGTGGAGGCACAGAGTTAAAAAGGGAGTGTAAAAATGGATTGCAACCTTGAATTTTCCCCGGAACAGGGAACGAATTGCGTTGCGAAAATAGGTTTTTTGGTGGATTATTATTCAAATTAAATAAAACTCTTTAGGCTAACAGCCGAAGCGGCTCTTCTAATAATTGCCTGAACGTCTGCAAAAACCTCGCACCCATTGCACCATCCACCACACGATGGTCACAACTCATGGTAACTTTCATAATATTGGCTATGCCCAATTCTCCGTCTTTTACTATGGCACTTTCTGTAATGGCGCCTACAGCCAGGATACATGATTCCGGGGAATTAATAATGGCTGTAAATTCATCTATACCAAACATTCCAAGATTGGAAA
Proteins encoded in this region:
- the dapF gene encoding diaminopimelate epimerase produces the protein MISFNKYHGTGNDFILIDDREQLFPAGMELIREMCTRRFGIGADGLILLQNSTTSGFRMIYFNADGNEGSLCGNGSRCAVAFAKETGMVEQRMLTFEASDGIHSAIIENGLVRLQMNDVKKIEACNPDYFLNTGSPHYVKMLQESPDSIDVVQEGRQIRFSSRFREEGTNVNFVQQTGTNEIRVRTYERGVEDETFSCGTGVVAAAIAALHDRVQASSKEEIRVLTKGGELKVNFTKGKDGYHDIWLTGPATKVYSGEYGGGH
- a CDS encoding FAD:protein FMN transferase, which translates into the protein MRDCAMSGKILTSTFFLWIAFAGFFLAKTQTVTQEYSRTVILMGSSFSFTAVSEDSTIAYAAMDSGIAEVHRIEQLISSWNPGSETSNINRNAGIQPVVVNQELLQLIQRSKKVSALTQGAFDITFSAAGPLYLFDGKEHELPDSAQVAASVSHIDYMKIETDAEALTVFLPKAEMKIGFGAIGKGYAANRAREKMKQAGISSGIVNAGGDLISWGAAPGATAWEVAIINPVKNNEIFGWLQVNNMAVVTSGNYEKYFTCNGLRYSHIIDPRNGYPAKDIASVTVVCADAELADALATAVFVLGKKGIELINQLNGIECLVIDEAGKTYTSENLQLHFYQKKDKQ
- a CDS encoding DUF2911 domain-containing protein, with protein sequence MKILKWTGIVILALVVLAFAGYKYMQWNTKQSSPEETVEYKQGDLELEVFYNRPYKKDREIFGSLVPYDQVWRTGANEATTFKTNKDLTIDGKTLPAGKYTLWTIPGEKSWTVIFNTMQYSWGVNFDGVASREAEYDALEVKVPVQRSNEVVEQFTISFKDNNNLSLELAWDQSRVEVPFE
- a CDS encoding thioredoxin family protein, which codes for MSRLFILISVFFISIAFTGQPPLKGGLWFTDYGSALSKARLEHKPVMMVFSGSDWCKPCMRLQKEVFEDAAFNEFAAANLVLLEIDFPRNRKNLLPREQSEANGLLAKNFNPEGIFPLVVLIGEDGQVLARTGFREGGALGYIAHLRLLLKS
- a CDS encoding DUF3570 domain-containing protein, with the translated sequence MRLQLILILAVLTGSCVSIKAQQPLPDSIPVSTLDSLRPSLPVDAHFLLSYYEQDGNHSAVTGGTGTEELQDIASRIIVNVPVDSVTRISVDLGMNHYTSASTDRIDSRISSASRKDNHVEMYFGYEKDIPKRKMTYGLNAGGSIESDYLSTSAGGKWSKMSENENREIMVGAQVFLDTWVLIFPEELRTVASQQVHTDKRRSYSVSVRFSQVLNRRMEAQATAELVYQHGLLSTPFHRVYFENEDMARIEKLPESRWKYPVGLHLNYFVTDWLVLRSYYRFYADDFGIIAHTARLETPLKFSPFFALLPFYRFHNQHASDYFAPFAAHLQGEEFYTSDFDLSSFSSRKMGMAARYAPLRGLARFKLRESVLRLRSVEIRYARYRRSDGLEANMGTLHLAFILP
- a CDS encoding DUF4266 domain-containing protein, which encodes MLVFIAGCEPVKQYQKQYLNDEDMQLQNRESELFGIEVDGYREGASGANGGKTGGGCGCN
- the rho gene encoding transcription termination factor Rho, giving the protein MYDILELNSMLLRDIHEIAKQINIPNFRKMKKQELVYEILDRQAVLPSHKLEELQKDRVKPSGAPGETDEDSGEGKGRGEQESKTKQEPAGKEDSKSKEQRGRESQPAQEKKSQDQPRGRNRDDVRSRDRNRPHPGKPGEDRGSDSKDREPRSNDPRNRPETRQRPQQQERAKEPAPAKSENQPQQARKEDQRGNVNRRDDNRPQDDRRQRDDNRQRDDNRQRDENRQRDDNRQRDDRGQRDDNRQRDDNRQRDENRQQQDTDPNKGRPFQKPKKDFFDFDGVVHSEGVLETIQDGYGFLRSSDYNYMPSPDDIYVSPSQIKLFGLKTGDTVKGSIRPPKEGEKYFALIKIDSINGRDPAEVRDRVSFEHLTPLFPNQKFNLSGSASNASTRIIDLFCPIGKGQRGLIVAQPKTGKTVLLQEVANAIAANHPEVYMIILLIDERPEEVTDMARNVNAEVLSSTFDEPAEKHVKIAGLVQEKAKRLVECGHDVVILLDSITRLARAYNTTSPASGKILSGGVDSNALQKPKRFFGAARNVENGGSLTIIATALIETGSKMDEVIFEEFKGTGNMELQLDRKLSNKRIYPAIDVPASSTRREELLVDRAMLQRIWILRKHLSDMNSEEAINLLKDRMKNTRNNEEFLISMNG
- a CDS encoding Do family serine endopeptidase, which translates into the protein MKILKQIFLLTVAALLGGFISVGIYRFLADDPMMVNSENAIPATPARYEVRNITVPTFDFADVSEKVTSTVVHIMTRSTATNYRHSNPFEFFGTPHHNMPSIGSGSGVIISEDGFIVTNNHVIDNADQIEVVLSDRRRFDAEVIGRDPSTDLALLKIKTTNLPAIDFGNSDKVRVGEWVLAVGNPFNLTSTVTAGIVSAKARNINLLGGQGIESFIQTDAAVNPGNSGGALVNTRGELVGINTAIASSTGQYTGYSFAVPVNIVSKVVKDISELGMVQRGYIGVSIRNVTAELARENDLQRVEGVFVADLAENGAAKDAGIRKGDVILKVNDFPINTVPELQETVGMYRPGDQVMVTLLRDGRQKELKVVLRNADGETAFLPNDTERLNAALGATFEDVSDKDKQRLSIRQGVKVSKLKKGGLIDLAGLVEGFVITRINKQEVAKTDEVERLIKASDGGVLIEGYYPNGARGVFGFTLDY